Proteins found in one Labrenzia sp. VG12 genomic segment:
- a CDS encoding DUF4159 domain-containing protein, with protein MFAGLPLTFTAPWILTALALLPVIWWLLRLTPPRPREIQFPPTRLLLDIDQHEETPQRSPWWLTLLRLLLAAILIFALAGPVWRSAEPLETGDGVLWVLVDNGWTSARSWDTQVGAAERILTAAEQEGQPLLFAATAEGPGQNFAPESATTALDKLRALEPRPYPPLRAELSLGLRKAAQATPPSAIIWLSDGTNTSGSFVDDLADIVGQVPITVFTGLDTPMGLKDLNNDTDALTLKVARHPDQKLGAATVRALDLKGLVLGEVQVNFDSGATETEARFELPSELRNDIARVEIAGEAAAGAVQLVDDSWRRRTVGLISGQSGDLDQPLLSPVYYLERALLPFSDIRRPRVSDIDEAVPALIDQGISVLVLADVGRLPDTTEATLREWVENGGMLVRFAGPRTAGGSDALIPVRLRAGDRSLGGSLSWKQPQHLADFPEGSPFAGLKVPEEVTVTRQVLAEPTSDLPERTWAMLEDGTPLVTAAPIGAGSVVLFHVTADSAWSNLPLSGVFLNMLRRILSVSNVVAASETAEDGTQSSSVLPPLRLLDGFGRFGPPPVEVTPVSAADFQRADASRRTPPGLYGTEDGFRALNLMKREDELAPLDLSVFGESLAEAPYPTTDPLDLRAVFFTLAFLLMVVDAIAVFLLAGGLSRIGMRSRHINAAFALLLGSVLLVSLGADRAFAQSTNSELQALESTLDTRLAYVLTGNPEIDDASAAGLSGLSQFLAERTALEPGAPSAVDIARDELAFYSLLYWPIDPAMDKPGDQTIARIDTFMRNGGTILFDTRDHINASATGFGSTPATLKLREILEDLDVPPLEPVPPDHVLTKAFYLLDTFPGRYATSPLWVESLEEIAARGDRPVRAGDGVSPILITGNDFAAAWAITETGEFMFPTVPNNPIQRDYAFRSGVNIVMYSLTGNYKADQVHIPALLERLGQ; from the coding sequence GTGTTTGCCGGCCTTCCCCTGACCTTTACAGCACCGTGGATCCTCACTGCTCTAGCGCTTTTGCCGGTGATCTGGTGGCTGCTGCGTCTCACGCCGCCCCGGCCGCGTGAAATCCAGTTTCCGCCGACCCGGCTGCTGCTCGATATCGACCAGCATGAAGAAACCCCGCAGCGGAGCCCCTGGTGGCTGACGCTCTTGCGGCTTCTGCTGGCCGCCATTCTGATCTTCGCCCTGGCAGGCCCGGTCTGGCGCTCGGCCGAACCGCTCGAGACCGGCGACGGCGTGCTTTGGGTTCTGGTCGACAATGGCTGGACATCCGCCAGGAGCTGGGACACTCAGGTTGGCGCCGCCGAACGCATCCTGACAGCTGCGGAACAGGAGGGCCAACCGTTGCTCTTCGCCGCCACCGCGGAAGGCCCGGGCCAGAATTTTGCGCCGGAAAGCGCGACAACCGCACTGGACAAACTGCGCGCTCTCGAACCGAGACCCTATCCGCCGCTGCGCGCCGAACTCAGCCTTGGCCTGCGCAAGGCCGCACAGGCCACGCCGCCGTCCGCGATCATCTGGCTGTCTGACGGCACCAACACCAGCGGCTCCTTTGTCGACGACCTCGCCGACATTGTCGGCCAGGTGCCGATCACCGTCTTCACCGGTCTCGACACGCCCATGGGGTTGAAGGACCTGAACAACGACACCGATGCGCTGACCTTGAAAGTCGCACGGCATCCTGATCAGAAACTCGGCGCAGCAACCGTACGCGCCCTTGATCTGAAAGGACTGGTCCTTGGCGAAGTGCAGGTCAATTTCGACAGCGGTGCGACGGAAACCGAAGCCCGGTTCGAACTGCCGAGCGAATTGCGCAACGACATAGCCCGCGTCGAAATTGCCGGTGAGGCCGCCGCCGGGGCCGTGCAGCTGGTGGATGACAGCTGGCGCCGCCGGACCGTCGGCCTGATTTCCGGACAGTCCGGCGATCTCGACCAGCCGCTGCTGTCACCGGTCTACTATCTTGAACGTGCGCTGCTGCCCTTTTCCGACATTCGCCGCCCCCGGGTCAGCGACATTGACGAGGCCGTTCCCGCGCTGATCGACCAGGGCATCTCCGTGCTGGTTCTGGCCGATGTCGGCCGCCTGCCGGACACCACGGAAGCCACCTTGCGCGAGTGGGTCGAAAACGGCGGCATGCTGGTGCGCTTCGCGGGCCCCCGCACCGCGGGCGGCAGCGATGCACTGATCCCTGTGCGTCTCAGAGCCGGCGACCGGTCGCTCGGCGGATCGCTCAGCTGGAAACAGCCGCAGCACCTGGCTGATTTTCCGGAAGGCTCGCCCTTTGCCGGGTTGAAAGTGCCTGAAGAAGTGACCGTGACCCGTCAGGTCCTCGCCGAACCGACCTCCGACCTGCCGGAGCGCACCTGGGCCATGCTGGAGGACGGCACGCCTCTGGTGACCGCTGCGCCGATCGGAGCCGGATCCGTGGTGCTGTTTCACGTCACGGCCGATTCCGCCTGGTCCAACCTGCCGCTGTCCGGTGTTTTCCTGAACATGTTGCGCCGGATCCTGTCCGTTTCCAATGTGGTTGCCGCCTCGGAGACCGCAGAGGACGGAACACAATCCAGCAGCGTCCTGCCGCCCCTCAGACTGCTGGACGGGTTCGGCCGGTTCGGTCCGCCGCCTGTCGAGGTCACACCTGTCAGCGCCGCCGACTTCCAGCGGGCCGATGCCAGCCGCCGCACACCGCCCGGTCTCTATGGCACTGAGGACGGGTTCCGCGCGCTCAACCTGATGAAAAGGGAAGACGAACTGGCCCCGCTCGACCTGTCGGTCTTTGGGGAAAGCCTTGCGGAAGCTCCCTATCCGACCACGGACCCGCTGGACCTCAGAGCCGTCTTCTTCACCCTTGCGTTCCTGTTGATGGTGGTCGATGCGATTGCCGTGTTCCTGCTTGCCGGCGGCCTCAGCCGCATCGGCATGCGGAGCCGGCATATCAACGCGGCCTTTGCCCTCCTGCTCGGCTCGGTGCTTCTGGTGAGCCTCGGCGCCGATCGGGCATTCGCACAATCGACGAACAGCGAATTGCAGGCGCTTGAATCGACGCTGGACACCAGGCTCGCCTATGTCCTGACCGGAAATCCGGAAATCGACGATGCCAGTGCGGCGGGCCTGTCGGGCCTCTCCCAGTTTCTGGCCGAGCGCACAGCACTTGAGCCGGGTGCGCCGAGCGCCGTCGACATCGCCCGCGATGAACTGGCCTTCTATTCCCTGCTCTACTGGCCGATCGATCCCGCGATGGACAAACCTGGCGATCAGACCATTGCCCGCATCGACACCTTCATGCGCAATGGCGGCACCATCCTGTTCGACACGCGCGATCACATCAACGCCTCGGCCACCGGCTTCGGCTCGACGCCGGCAACCTTGAAACTGCGCGAGATCCTGGAGGATCTGGATGTGCCGCCGCTTGAGCCGGTGCCGCCCGATCATGTCCTTACAAAGGCTTTCTACCTGCTGGACACCTTCCCCGGGCGCTATGCCACCAGCCCGCTTTGGGTTGAGAGCCTGGAAGAAATCGCCGCGCGCGGCGACAGGCCCGTGCGCGCGGGCGACGGTGTGTCGCCAATCCTGATCACCGGCAATGATTTCGCCGCGGCCTGGGCGATCACCGAAACCGGCGAATTCATGTTCCCGACAGTTCCGAACAACCCGATCCAGAGGGATTACGCCTTCCGTTCAGGCGTCAACATCGTCATGTACAGCCTGACCGGCAACTACAAGGCCGATCAGGTCCACATTCCTGCCCTGCTCGAACGGCTTGGCCAATGA
- a CDS encoding MoxR family ATPase: protein MSVVSPSSPSEEDLAAVAESAERAVARISDAKTDIAQIIFGQETVVEQSLVTILAGGHGLLVGVPGLAKTKLVETLGTVLGLDARRIQFTPDLMPSDILGAEVMEQSSDGGRSFRFIPGPVFSQLLMADEINRASPRTQSALLQAMQEYHVTVAGHPHDLPRPFHVLATQNPLEQEGTYPLPEAQLDRFLMQIDVHYPDLEAERRILLETTGADQAVAQVAMSASELMDYQQLVRRMPVGESVVEAILKLVRSARPDEGGASSDITKLIAWGPGPRASQALMLTVRARALVDGRLAPSVDDVLALAEPVLQHRMALTFAARADGHTVRDVIRRVKEQIT, encoded by the coding sequence ATGAGCGTTGTTTCCCCCTCCAGCCCCAGCGAAGAAGACCTTGCCGCCGTTGCTGAAAGCGCCGAACGCGCCGTTGCCCGCATCTCGGATGCCAAGACCGACATCGCCCAGATCATCTTCGGTCAGGAGACCGTCGTCGAGCAATCGCTCGTGACCATTCTGGCCGGCGGTCACGGATTGCTGGTCGGCGTGCCCGGCCTCGCCAAGACCAAGCTGGTGGAAACCCTCGGTACCGTTCTCGGCCTCGATGCCCGGCGCATTCAGTTCACGCCGGACCTGATGCCCTCCGACATTCTCGGCGCGGAAGTGATGGAGCAGAGCAGCGACGGCGGCCGCTCCTTCCGTTTCATTCCGGGGCCGGTGTTCTCGCAGCTGCTCATGGCCGACGAGATCAACCGGGCCAGCCCGCGCACCCAGTCGGCACTTCTGCAAGCGATGCAGGAGTACCACGTCACGGTGGCCGGACACCCGCATGACCTGCCACGTCCGTTTCACGTGCTGGCCACACAGAACCCGCTGGAACAGGAAGGCACCTACCCGCTGCCGGAAGCCCAGCTTGACCGGTTCCTGATGCAGATCGACGTGCATTACCCGGACCTGGAAGCCGAGCGCCGCATCCTCCTGGAAACCACCGGTGCCGACCAGGCCGTGGCGCAGGTGGCCATGTCGGCGAGTGAACTCATGGACTACCAGCAACTTGTCCGGCGCATGCCCGTTGGTGAATCCGTCGTGGAAGCGATCCTGAAACTGGTGCGTTCTGCAAGGCCGGATGAAGGCGGCGCCTCTTCCGATATCACCAAGCTGATTGCCTGGGGCCCCGGCCCCCGCGCCAGCCAGGCACTGATGCTGACCGTACGCGCCCGCGCGCTGGTCGATGGCCGCCTGGCGCCGTCGGTCGACGATGTTCTGGCACTGGCCGAACCGGTTCTGCAGCACCGCATGGCGCTGACCTTTGCCGCCCGCGCCGACGGTCATACGGTCCGTGATGTCATTCGCCGCGTGAAAGAACAGATCACCTAA
- a CDS encoding DUF58 domain-containing protein, protein MDPSSAQSGIDPQTWPNVIGEARSVADALPDLLVEASHVASSIIAGWHGRRRAGPGESFWQFRPFYMGEPAKRIDWRRSARDDHLYVREREWEAAHTVWLWADLSPSMVFRSRLAEVSKRDRSIVLMLALADMLAETGERIGLPGLTRPFSDRRAAERLADALTHLSRPIALPDTTAVQRFADVVLVSDFLDPLEDIAEWLSRVASTGARGHLVQVLDPIEETFPFDGRVEFTDPELGVRLTAGRAEKWREDYQTRLEAHRAELRDMARKAGWTYVLHHTDRPASEPLLVLHSALSGALDVMQQGGA, encoded by the coding sequence ATGGATCCCAGCAGCGCACAGTCCGGTATCGACCCGCAGACCTGGCCGAATGTCATCGGCGAGGCGCGCTCGGTCGCCGATGCGCTGCCGGATCTCCTGGTCGAGGCCAGTCACGTCGCCAGTTCGATCATTGCCGGCTGGCACGGCCGGCGGCGCGCCGGCCCCGGCGAGAGCTTCTGGCAATTCAGGCCGTTCTACATGGGCGAACCGGCCAAGCGCATCGACTGGCGCCGCTCTGCCCGGGACGACCACCTTTATGTGCGCGAACGCGAATGGGAAGCGGCCCACACGGTCTGGCTCTGGGCCGACCTCTCGCCCTCCATGGTGTTCCGTTCGCGGCTGGCGGAGGTCAGCAAGCGGGACCGGTCTATCGTGCTCATGCTGGCCCTGGCCGACATGCTGGCGGAAACCGGTGAACGCATCGGCCTGCCCGGCCTGACCCGGCCGTTCTCGGACCGGCGGGCGGCAGAACGCCTTGCCGACGCGCTGACCCACCTGTCGCGGCCGATCGCCCTGCCGGACACAACGGCCGTACAACGTTTTGCCGATGTGGTGCTGGTGTCGGATTTCCTGGACCCGCTCGAAGACATCGCCGAATGGCTGTCGCGTGTCGCCAGCACCGGTGCCCGCGGACACCTGGTTCAGGTGCTCGACCCGATTGAAGAGACCTTTCCCTTCGATGGACGTGTGGAATTCACCGATCCGGAACTTGGCGTGCGCCTGACCGCGGGACGCGCCGAAAAATGGCGCGAGGATTACCAGACCAGGTTGGAAGCCCACCGTGCGGAACTGCGCGACATGGCCCGCAAGGCAGGTTGGACCTATGTCCTTCATCACACGGACAGACCGGCCTCCGAACCATTGCTGGTCCTGCACAGCGCCCTCTCCGGCGCCCTTGATGTGATGCAGCAGGGAGGCGCCTGA